A region from the Mesorhizobium sp. J8 genome encodes:
- a CDS encoding flavin monoamine oxidase family protein encodes MNHSTSQTILIVGAGLAGLTAAYRLHRAGCDFAVIEARDRLGGRIFTADPEGEASVDGFDLGPSWFWPDMHPAISQLARELELEFFPQHTDGAMLFQRSRETEPERYRTMRQEPPSMRLVGGSGSIICALAARLPQGRIRLGMKVTRVERTGGGVKVRFNLANGTFEEIEAGHVIFALPPRLLAETVEFDPAPDGSFQRLWRDTPTWMAPHAKFFALYNTPFWRAAGFSGAAQSLAGPLVEIHDATTASGKAALFGFIGVPAPYRRQAGRDAVIGAAVAQLGQLFGPGALKPTATLYKDWAADPLTATSLDQAASGHPTGGRREWVDGDWREWITLAGSETAARDPGYLAGAVEAGERAADSLVNRQKGKVSFPLLNEGAQTP; translated from the coding sequence ATGAATCATTCGACATCACAAACCATTCTGATCGTCGGCGCTGGGCTCGCCGGCTTGACGGCTGCCTATCGCCTTCATCGCGCCGGCTGCGATTTTGCCGTGATCGAGGCGCGGGATCGTCTGGGCGGTCGCATCTTCACGGCCGATCCAGAAGGTGAGGCTTCGGTCGACGGCTTTGATCTTGGCCCCTCTTGGTTCTGGCCCGATATGCATCCCGCTATCAGCCAGCTCGCGCGCGAATTGGAGCTTGAGTTCTTTCCCCAGCATACCGACGGCGCCATGCTGTTTCAGCGTTCTCGCGAAACTGAACCCGAGCGTTATCGGACGATGCGCCAGGAACCGCCATCCATGCGGCTCGTTGGCGGCAGCGGCTCGATCATTTGTGCGCTGGCAGCGCGTTTGCCGCAGGGCCGCATCCGCCTCGGAATGAAAGTGACCCGCGTGGAGCGAACCGGCGGGGGCGTGAAAGTCCGGTTCAACCTTGCCAACGGTACATTCGAGGAGATAGAGGCCGGCCATGTAATCTTCGCGCTGCCGCCGCGACTGCTGGCGGAGACGGTTGAATTCGATCCCGCGCCGGACGGGTCATTCCAGAGGCTGTGGCGCGACACGCCGACCTGGATGGCCCCGCATGCCAAGTTCTTCGCTCTCTATAACACGCCCTTCTGGCGTGCTGCAGGGTTTTCAGGGGCGGCGCAGAGCCTGGCTGGCCCGCTCGTCGAAATCCATGATGCCACCACCGCGTCAGGCAAGGCTGCCCTCTTCGGTTTCATCGGCGTCCCTGCGCCGTACAGAAGGCAGGCTGGCCGCGACGCCGTCATCGGGGCTGCGGTCGCGCAACTTGGGCAGTTGTTCGGCCCGGGCGCACTGAAGCCGACGGCGACGCTCTACAAGGATTGGGCTGCCGATCCACTGACGGCGACATCTTTGGATCAGGCAGCCAGCGGCCATCCAACTGGCGGACGGCGAGAGTGGGTGGATGGCGATTGGAGAGAGTGGATCACGCTGGCGGGCAGCGAAACCGCCGCCCGCGACCCCGGTTATCTGGCTGGCGCCGTCGAGGCGGGGGAACGAGCCGCCGACAGCCTGGTCAACCGACAGAAGGGAAAAGTTTCATTCCCGCTATTGAATGAAGGAGCACAAACGCCATGA
- the gcvA gene encoding transcriptional regulator GcvA yields the protein MKTRSAVYLNALRAFEASARHGSFSRAGEELNVTAAAVGQMVRGLEDWLGMPLFHRSVTGKARLTLTEGAERALPDIRAGLDRLGVGLERLRESTTSGILNVTVSPAFAAKWLLPRIDRFQAKCPQTDIRLETSLKLLDYRALGIDIGVRYGDGNWPGLVAEKLMDEEVFPVCSPGFPDREALIEPSDLTRTTLIHDLSVDPAIGFVTWDMWLRAAGVLEGQPQRGMRIDNSAAVLQAAVEGRGVALARSILAHDDLAAGRLQRLFPAVKVPSKLAYYVVYRSEYASLPKLQAFRRWLIEEANPVDP from the coding sequence GTGAAGACAAGATCAGCTGTCTACCTTAACGCGCTCCGCGCTTTCGAAGCCAGCGCGCGTCACGGGAGCTTTTCAAGGGCCGGCGAAGAGCTCAATGTGACCGCGGCTGCCGTTGGTCAGATGGTTCGCGGACTCGAGGACTGGCTCGGCATGCCGCTGTTTCATCGCAGCGTCACCGGAAAGGCGAGACTCACCCTGACCGAAGGTGCAGAGCGCGCGCTTCCGGACATCCGTGCCGGACTCGATCGCCTCGGGGTCGGCCTGGAACGGCTTCGCGAGTCTACGACCAGCGGCATCCTCAACGTCACAGTCAGCCCGGCCTTCGCTGCCAAATGGCTGCTTCCGCGCATCGATCGATTTCAGGCCAAATGCCCACAAACCGACATCCGGCTAGAGACGAGCTTGAAGCTTCTCGACTATAGGGCGCTTGGAATCGACATAGGCGTCCGATACGGAGACGGAAATTGGCCAGGGCTGGTTGCCGAGAAACTGATGGATGAAGAGGTCTTTCCGGTCTGCTCACCCGGTTTCCCTGACAGGGAAGCTTTGATCGAACCTTCCGATCTCACGCGAACCACGCTCATCCACGACCTCTCCGTCGATCCGGCAATCGGCTTCGTCACCTGGGACATGTGGTTGCGGGCAGCCGGTGTGCTCGAGGGCCAGCCGCAGAGGGGCATGAGGATCGACAATTCCGCTGCCGTGCTCCAGGCCGCGGTCGAAGGGCGAGGCGTGGCTCTGGCGCGCAGCATCCTGGCACACGACGATCTCGCGGCTGGACGACTGCAGCGCCTTTTTCCTGCCGTCAAAGTCCCTTCGAAGCTGGCTTACTATGTGGTCTATCGTTCGGAATATGCTTCGCTGCCTAAACTGCAAGCGTTCCGTCGCTGGCTGATAGAGGAAGCAAACCCGGTCGATCCCTGA
- a CDS encoding Lrp/AsnC ligand binding domain-containing protein has translation MTTGSKIPVRIELEAVSSLTVERFEDSLRKHPEIEECYAVSGKTDYLLFVSVKDIRGYEEIHREVLSRLPGVRKIRADIPLRRVVPF, from the coding sequence TTGACAACCGGTAGCAAAATCCCGGTCCGGATCGAGTTGGAAGCCGTAAGCTCACTCACGGTCGAGCGCTTCGAAGATTCTCTTCGAAAACATCCTGAAATCGAAGAATGCTACGCGGTGAGCGGCAAGACCGATTACCTTCTATTTGTCTCCGTGAAAGACATTCGGGGCTATGAAGAGATCCACCGGGAAGTCCTTTCCAGGCTACCCGGGGTAAGAAAAATTAGGGCGGACATCCCTCTACGTCGCGTCGTTCCATTTTGA